In Silvanigrella paludirubra, one DNA window encodes the following:
- a CDS encoding DNA topoisomerase: MNLSKYAHPQISPVNFKFTPEIMDKFLISPNKEVYKLIYQGAFATLKEPAVINMSGFVLTSCNNNEIKLLFTSAVLLTEGWLGVDDYKRQEYMKEFTNSDTTLNEIYQEADLLEFDGVRIFSVEEPFIKLDEFISQLEIFNIGKPSTYASIFENLEKNIRDGFIEKKSIKEGLEQKECTAYEITNKGENFLEKFSQINDPFLDLNAAKEFENYLQQISNGELTRDEFEKKYFSIFPQNFLNKITLKWIDNCD, from the coding sequence ATGAATCTTTCTAAATACGCACATCCACAAATTTCTCCTGTTAACTTTAAGTTTACCCCTGAAATAATGGATAAATTTCTTATTTCACCAAATAAAGAGGTTTATAAATTAATTTATCAAGGAGCTTTTGCTACACTTAAAGAGCCAGCGGTAATCAATATGAGTGGCTTTGTTTTAACTTCATGTAATAATAATGAAATTAAATTATTATTTACTTCTGCAGTATTATTAACAGAAGGATGGTTAGGTGTAGATGACTATAAACGCCAAGAATATATGAAAGAATTTACGAATTCAGACACAACTCTAAATGAAATTTATCAAGAAGCAGATTTATTGGAATTTGATGGCGTAAGAATTTTTTCAGTGGAAGAGCCTTTTATTAAATTAGATGAATTTATTTCTCAACTTGAAATATTTAATATAGGAAAACCTTCTACATATGCTTCTATTTTTGAAAATTTAGAAAAAAATATTCGTGATGGCTTTATAGAAAAAAAATCTATTAAAGAAGGATTGGAGCAAAAAGAATGCACTGCATATGAAATTACAAATAAAGGAGAAAATTTTTTAGAGAAATTTTCTCAAATAAATGATCCTTTTCTAGATTTAAATGCAGCAAAAGAATTTGAAAATTATCTTCAACAAATTTCTAATGGTGAATTAACAAGAGATGAATTTGAAAAAAAATACTTTTCAATATTTCCTCAAAATTTTTTAAATAAAATAACTTTAAAATGGATTGATAATTGTGATTGA